From the genome of Actinomycetota bacterium, one region includes:
- a CDS encoding DEAD/DEAH box helicase, with amino-acid sequence MVATLEGEPGANRGVLTLPTGSGKTRTAVESLVRWRLRSPARPGILWLTQSEELCEQAVQAFREVWFDLGRRSRKVRDTLQIARLWGDRSIPADPDVVVASIQKLHAIWRGTDDGARRQELVALMERFGVVVIDEAHRMTAPSYTRVLRFLGIEVTRKRSSELPLLGLTATPFRRIDQETRQLARSFHSRLL; translated from the coding sequence ATCGTGGCGACCTTGGAGGGAGAGCCTGGCGCCAACCGCGGCGTCCTGACCCTGCCGACGGGATCGGGCAAGACGCGGACCGCGGTCGAGAGCCTGGTCCGGTGGAGGCTGCGCTCACCCGCGCGCCCCGGCATCCTCTGGCTCACGCAGAGCGAGGAGCTGTGCGAACAGGCCGTGCAGGCCTTCCGCGAGGTCTGGTTCGACCTCGGTCGCCGCTCGAGGAAGGTCAGGGACACGTTGCAGATCGCCCGGCTCTGGGGCGATCGCTCGATCCCCGCCGACCCCGACGTCGTCGTGGCCAGCATCCAGAAGCTCCACGCCATCTGGCGGGGGACCGACGACGGCGCCCGCCGTCAGGAGCTGGTCGCGCTCATGGAGCGGTTCGGCGTCGTTGTCATCGACGAGGCGCACCGCATGACCGCGCCGAGCTACACGCGGGTCCTGCGGTTCCTCGGTATCGAGGTCACCCGGAAACGGTCGTCGGAGCTGCCGCTGCTCGGGTTGACGGCGACCCCCTTCCGGCGCATCGACCAGGAGACACGCCAGTTGGCGCGGAGCTTCCACAGCCGGCTGCTG